In the Elizabethkingia bruuniana genome, TTTATATAGTTCTACTAACTGCAAATATTATAAATCCTTTCTAATATTTTTAATTTTTAAAACAAAAAATGGCCGGAAGAAAACCTCCGGCCATATATTTTATACGTAATGTGTTTATGATAGAATTTCGTTGATCTGATCCGCTAATTCTTCTCCAATACGATCCTGAGCTTCTAATGTTGCTGCTCCGATATGTGGAGATAAAGAAATCTTAGAATGCGCTAATATCTTGTCTGAAGGAGCCGGCTCATTTTCAAATACATCCAGGCCAGCAAAACGTACTTTTCCTGAGTCCAGAGCTTCAAGTAGAGCTTCTTCATCTATAACACCTCCTCTGGCACAATTAATCAGCATTACACCATCTTTCATCATGTTAAGTTGCTCTTTCCCGATTACAAAACCTTTTTGTGCAGGAACATGGAGCGTGATAATATCAGCTTCTTTCAATATTTGTTCAATCGGTTCTGTAATAATATCTACATTGATAGACTGACCATTATAGAAGTCCACTTCAATATTTGCTTTTCCTACAAACGTATCAGCGGCAATCACCTTCATACGAAGTCCAAGTGCTATTCTTGCTACTTCGATGCCAATTCTGCCCATGCCTATAATCCCTATTGTCTTACCACGTAACTCTATACCGCCAGCATAAGCTTTTTTAAGCTTTTCAAACTCAGTATTTCCTGATGAAGGCATTTGTCTATTGGAATCATAAAGAAAGCGAATACCAGAATATAAATGCGCAAATACAAGCTCGGCAACAGATTCTGATGAAGCGGCTGGCGTATTAATTACTTTAAGTCCTTTTTCTCTGGCATATTCTACATCAATATTATCCATACCAACTCCTCCTCTTCCGATAATCTTTAGAGAAGGACAATTGTCTATAATATCCTTACGTACTTTTGTTGCACTACGCACTAACAAAACATCGATCTGATTGGTATTAATATAGGAAATTAGCTCCTCCTGCGGAACCTTATCTGTGATGACCTGAAAGCCATAATTAATTAGTTTTTTTATTCCACTCCCTGAAAGCCCATCGTTGGCTAAAATCTTTTTCATATTAATCTTTAAAAACTTTTATTTTCACTTTCTTTTCTATCATATCTGTAAACTTTCCTTTATAGCGTGTAGCCTTTACGAGGTGATTATCTATCCAATGGTAATTACCACCTCTTGGCTTGCCCAAAAGAACACTATGAAACTTAAATCCATTATCTCTCAGCCATATCTCGGTAATTTCCCGTAAGTCCTCGGTTCTGGATGTAAAAAAACAAATCTGGTGCCCTTCGTCGTACCATCTGTTGATGGTTGCAAGCGCATCCGGAAACGGCTTACATGTTTTCATCCTTTCCGGTTCTTCATTCGGGACATCGTCCGTAATCGTTCCGTCGATATCAATAAGATAATTGATTACTCCATCTTTCAGCATTGGGCTGAGATGGTCTTTGAATTCTAGTTCCATAGTTTTAGTTTAACGTTCATATATCGCTTAAAATTGTCCTCCTCCTACAGCTCTGTAAAAATTAGCAGAAGCCACCAACTGTTGCAGTTTATCATTTACTCCGGCAAGTTGTGCTGCCAGTAAATTCTGCTCAGACGTTAATACATCAGTATAATTAGTTTTAGAAGTATATTTTAGCAACTCCATATTGAAATCAACAGCCTTAGCCAATGTTTCAATCTGTTGCTTTCTGGTGTTTTCTTTAGCTACAGCCATTTGGTATGAATACAAAGCATTCGATACTTCAGTTCCGGCTGTAATCACACTTTTCTCATAAGTAAGGTATGCCTGTTCTTTCTGAGTTTCAGAAACCTTAACCTGAGTTCTCTTGGTTCCTTTGCCCAAAATAACCTGGCTAAGCGCTCCGCTGGCTGAATACATAAATGAATCTCTGAACAAATCTTTTATCTTTAGAGAAGATAATCCAAATGCGGCTGTAATATTAAGCGCAGGAAAAACATCTGCTTTAGCCACATTTAAAGCTTCAAATGCCTGTTGATAGTTATACTCTGCCATCTGAACATCCGGTCTGTTTCTTACCATCTGTAAAGGAACTCCTGTTTTCAGATCTGAATAAACTGCCTGTCCGTCTAAATTACTACGCTCTATTGTTAAAGGAGGTTCCCCCATTAGCAATGAAAGTGCATTTTCGGTAGTTTTAATATTCAGTTCAATATCCGGAACCGAAACCTGGGCAGCATATAAATTGGCCTCACTTTGGGCAACATCTGCTCCCGTTAAGATTGCACCTTCTTTTAATGCTTTAATGGTTTCAAGTTGCTTCTTTCTGATATCAATAGTCTGATTGGTTATTTCAAGCTGCTTGTCAAAAGCCAGCAACTGATAATAAAGTGTCGCTGCCTGCGCTACCAATTGTGTCTGAACAGCTCTTTTGGAAGCATCACTGGATAAAAGCGTTGCATAAGCGGCTCTTTTAGCAGAAGCTAGTTTACCCCAGACATCTATTTCCCAACCGGTATTAATACCCAATTGGAAATTTTCGATATGGTGTGTTGGGAAAAGTGGGTTAACCTGCGCTGCCGGACTATTTTTAGAAATCGTAGCTGTAGGACCTCCATTTATAGTTGGCAAAAAGGCCATCTGACTTTGTTTGAAATAAGCATCTGACTGCTGAATTCTGGAAATTGCAATTCTTAGATCCAGATTATTCTGCACGGTTTTTCTAATGATATTCTGCAGATTGGTATCAGAGAAAATCTTATCCCAGGATACGTTTGCAGTAGACAAACTATCCTGAGCATTGATTTCTTTACCATATAATCGGTTTAGCTTTTCATTTGAAATTTCAGGTTTATGGTACGGATCGGTTACTTTACATGAAACAACCAGCATCGACGCAGCGCCTGCAAAAAGCCATATATTATTTATTCTTTTCATGTTTTAATCTGTTAGTTTTGGTACATCCGCACTTTCTTCGTTCTTAATAGAAATCTTCTCGTGTAAGAACTGGAACACGACAAATAATACTGGTATAAAGAATACTCCGAAAATTGTTCCGAAAAGCATCCCTCCGATCGCTGCAATACCAATAGCGTTGTTACCAACTGCTCCGGCCCCGGCAGCAATAGCCAACGGTATAAGACCAAATATAAAGGCGAAGGATGTCATAAGGATCGGACGCAATCTTTGCTGTGCTCCTCTTAGCGCAGCTTTACCAATAGATAAACCTTTTAATCTTGCTGCATGGGCAAACTCGACAATAAGAATCGCATTCTTCGCCAATAGCCCGATAAGCATAATCAGGGAAATCTGGGTATAGATGTTATTCGATGTTCCGGTAATCCAGGTAAAGAATAATGCACCTGCAAGACCGAATGGTAATGAAAGCATTACAGCAAACGGAAGCATATAACTTTCGTACTGTGCACAAAGAAGGAAGTATACGAAGATACAACATAGTGCAAAGATGATAACCGTCTGGCTACCTGCACTCATTTCTTCTCTTGTTAACCCGGAAAACTCATATCCATAACCAGATGGTATTACCTGTGCTGCAACTTCCTGAACAGCCTGGATAGCATCACCCGAACTGTATCCCGGATTTGGTGTACCATTTACCGTAACAGCTGTAAACAAGTTGAAACGGCTGATACTCTGTGGTCCGTATACTCTCTTCAGTGTAACGAATCTGCTTACCGGCGCCATAGCACCTGTACTGCTTCTTACTTTCATTACATCAAAGCTTTCTACGTTTGCTCTCTGATTAGGCGGAGCCTGATAAATAACGCGGTACTGCTTACCAAACAAGTTAATATTGGAAGCGTATACCCCACCAAAATATCCCTGAATAACACTTAGTACATCTGACACCGAATAACCTGCATTCTTAATAGATGCAACATCCACATCGATAAGATACTGTGGGAAGTTCGGGTTAAATGATGTATAAGCATTTTGTATTTCTGGTCTTTTCTTTAGAGCATCAATAAAGTCATTGGTTACTTTATTCAGATCATCAATTGTACCTCCCTTCTGATCCTGAAGCTGCATTTCAAAACCTGCAGCATTACCAAACCCCTGAAGAGTTGGTCTTCCGAAGAAAATAATACGTGCATCTTTAATACCTGCAGTTTGCGCATATAGTTTTCCAAGTACAGCATCCTGAGATTCACCTTTACCTGTTCTCTGTGCCCATGGTTTCAATTTTACAATGACCATCCCGTAATTACTACCTGTACCACTGATCATCCCCCTTCCGGAGATTTTCATAATGTGGTCTACTTCTGGCATTTTAGATACTACTTTCTCAATCTGTGACAATACCTCTTCAGTTCTCTCCTGTGAAGCGCCTAATGGCAAAGCAATATCCGAGAATATCCCTCCCATATCTTCACTTGGTACGAAAGCTTTAGGTGTAGATACCATCAACCAGCCAAATAACCCTGCAAAACCTAATAAAGCAATTAATGTAAGCCACTTCCTTCTAAGAAGGAAACTAACACCATGAGTATACTTCATTGTAGTCGCCGTAAATGCAGTATTGAAGTTGGAGAAGAAACGCTGCATAATATTTTTCTTATGCTCCTCACCATGATCTGCATGTGGCTTAAGGAATATCGCACAAAGCGCAGGACTCAGCGTCAATGCATTTACTGCCGATAGTACAATAGAAATTGCAAGTGTTAAACCAAACTGTTTATAGAAAACCCCGGCAGAACCACTAATAAAACTTACCGGTACGAATACTGCAGACATTACAAGTGTAATACTGATGATAGCTCCGGAGATGTCATTCATCGCAGAAATAGCCGCACGCCTAGGCGATTTTTCACCTTGTTCTAACTTGGAGTGAACGGCTTCAACGACGACGATAGCATCATCCACAACAATACCTACCGCAAGAATTAATGCGAATAAGGT is a window encoding:
- a CDS encoding D-2-hydroxyacid dehydrogenase; its protein translation is MKKILANDGLSGSGIKKLINYGFQVITDKVPQEELISYINTNQIDVLLVRSATKVRKDIIDNCPSLKIIGRGGVGMDNIDVEYAREKGLKVINTPAASSESVAELVFAHLYSGIRFLYDSNRQMPSSGNTEFEKLKKAYAGGIELRGKTIGIIGMGRIGIEVARIALGLRMKVIAADTFVGKANIEVDFYNGQSINVDIITEPIEQILKEADIITLHVPAQKGFVIGKEQLNMMKDGVMLINCARGGVIDEEALLEALDSGKVRFAGLDVFENEPAPSDKILAHSKISLSPHIGAATLEAQDRIGEELADQINEILS
- a CDS encoding phosphoheptose isomerase translates to MELEFKDHLSPMLKDGVINYLIDIDGTITDDVPNEEPERMKTCKPFPDALATINRWYDEGHQICFFTSRTEDLREITEIWLRDNGFKFHSVLLGKPRGGNYHWIDNHLVKATRYKGKFTDMIEKKVKIKVFKD
- a CDS encoding TolC family protein → MKRINNIWLFAGAASMLVVSCKVTDPYHKPEISNEKLNRLYGKEINAQDSLSTANVSWDKIFSDTNLQNIIRKTVQNNLDLRIAISRIQQSDAYFKQSQMAFLPTINGGPTATISKNSPAAQVNPLFPTHHIENFQLGINTGWEIDVWGKLASAKRAAYATLLSSDASKRAVQTQLVAQAATLYYQLLAFDKQLEITNQTIDIRKKQLETIKALKEGAILTGADVAQSEANLYAAQVSVPDIELNIKTTENALSLLMGEPPLTIERSNLDGQAVYSDLKTGVPLQMVRNRPDVQMAEYNYQQAFEALNVAKADVFPALNITAAFGLSSLKIKDLFRDSFMYSASGALSQVILGKGTKRTQVKVSETQKEQAYLTYEKSVITAGTEVSNALYSYQMAVAKENTRKQQIETLAKAVDFNMELLKYTSKTNYTDVLTSEQNLLAAQLAGVNDKLQQLVASANFYRAVGGGQF
- a CDS encoding efflux RND transporter permease subunit, yielding MFRKYIERPVLSTVISIIIVILGILGIVSLPVSQYPDIAPPTVVVNANYMGANADVVLKSVIIPLEEQINGVEGMTYMSSSATNEGSASVSVFFKQGVNPDIAAVNVQNRVSRANSLLPREVTQAGVTVVKRQSSNVLIYTLKSDNPQYDQVFLQNYININIIPRMKRVNGVGDVTVFGTKDYSIRIWLDPDKMAAYGLVPSDIGAVLNEQNIEAAPGKMGEQGKQSFEYTLKYKGRLTSTAEFEDIVLKGNIGGQVLRLKDVAKIELGAQDYSGNTFTDGQAAIGVAVAQTAGSNAQEVINGCVAVLDNASTSFPKGITYTTMVNANEFLDASIEKVLHTLFEAFILVFIVVFIFLQDWRSTLIPAIAVPVAIIGTFFFLNLFGFTINLLTLFALILAVGIVVDDAIVVVEAVHSKLEQGEKSPRRAAISAMNDISGAIISITLVMSAVFVPVSFISGSAGVFYKQFGLTLAISIVLSAVNALTLSPALCAIFLKPHADHGEEHKKNIMQRFFSNFNTAFTATTMKYTHGVSFLLRRKWLTLIALLGFAGLFGWLMVSTPKAFVPSEDMGGIFSDIALPLGASQERTEEVLSQIEKVVSKMPEVDHIMKISGRGMISGTGSNYGMVIVKLKPWAQRTGKGESQDAVLGKLYAQTAGIKDARIIFFGRPTLQGFGNAAGFEMQLQDQKGGTIDDLNKVTNDFIDALKKRPEIQNAYTSFNPNFPQYLIDVDVASIKNAGYSVSDVLSVIQGYFGGVYASNINLFGKQYRVIYQAPPNQRANVESFDVMKVRSSTGAMAPVSRFVTLKRVYGPQSISRFNLFTAVTVNGTPNPGYSSGDAIQAVQEVAAQVIPSGYGYEFSGLTREEMSAGSQTVIIFALCCIFVYFLLCAQYESYMLPFAVMLSLPFGLAGALFFTWITGTSNNIYTQISLIMLIGLLAKNAILIVEFAHAARLKGLSIGKAALRGAQQRLRPILMTSFAFIFGLIPLAIAAGAGAVGNNAIGIAAIGGMLFGTIFGVFFIPVLFVVFQFLHEKISIKNEESADVPKLTD